The Bos taurus isolate L1 Dominette 01449 registration number 42190680 breed Hereford chromosome 18, ARS-UCD2.0, whole genome shotgun sequence genome has a window encoding:
- the ZSCAN5B gene encoding zinc finger and SCAN domain-containing protein 5B — protein sequence MENSDCDQENWHVRFRTFSSSEECDPVEDLRRLRELCQLWLRPDLHTKEQMMDRLVLEQFMICMPLECQVLLKESGVQSCKDLEDVLKNKQKPKTWTIVCIQGQKYLVRDPDIEMVEAKASDMDDERDLCRGPQPSSRVIPPEDGQEGSQELQNLPGAMNLSREQDERALPPETVPEAGELEGQTPRENLEEDLLEVRGETKTLQSEAPQLLKGPEGDVSTTRGSRRGPLKNRRHMKRKRDSSPTCQDVRQEAATCLDQGEFSGQLGSHSVGSSGTVGPTSLPEGAETPGRAPSECRMCKKSFPYQSQLILHQRTHTGERPFQCDICAKGFIQPSDLQVHERIHTGEKPYSCDLCLKKFTHDSTLRAHKRTHTQEKPFRCEHCDRAFSHRGNLKVHRRIHSGLKPYVCPECHGAFRHLGTFKRHRKIHSK from the exons ATGGAAAACTCAGATTGTGACCAGGAAAACTGGCACGTCCGGTTCAGAACATTTAGCAGCTCAGAGGAATGCGACCCTGTTGAGGATCTGAGGAGACTCCGTGAACTCTGCCAGCTGTGGCTGAGGCCGGATCTTCACACCAAGGAGCAGATGATGGACAGGCTGGTGCTggagcagttcatgatctgcatGCCCCTGGAGTGCCAGGTCCTGCTCAAAGAAAGTGGGGTGCAGAGTTGCAAAGACCTGGAGGACGTGCTGAAAAATAAGCAGAAACCCAAGACCTGG ACTATAGTCTGCATACAAGGGCAGAAATATCTTGTGCGTGATCCAGACATTGAGATGGTTGAAGCCAAGGCCAGTGACATGGACGATGAGAGAGACCTGTGCAGGGGGCCCCAACCCTCCTCAAGGGTCATACCTCCAGAGGATGGCCAGGAGGGAAGCCAAGAGCTGCAGAATCTGCCTGGAGCCATGAACCTATCTAGGGAGCAG GATGAGAGAGCTCTCCCGCCAGAGACTGTTCCTGAAGCAGGTGAGCTGGAGGGTCAGACGCCCAGGGAGAACTTGGAGGAGGACCTGTTGGAAGTCAGGGGAGAGACAAAAACCCTTCAATCTGAAGCACCTCAACTTCTGAAGGGTCCTG AGGGAGACGTTTCCACTACAAGGGGATCCAGACGAGGTCCTCTAAAAAATCGCAGACATATGAAAAGGAAGCGGGACAGCAGTCCGACTTGCCAAGACGTGCGTCAAGAAGCAGCCACGTGTTTGGACCAAGGAGAGTTCTCAGGACAGCTTGGGTCCCATTCCGTTGGTTCATCTGGCACCGTGGGACCCACCAGTCTTCCTGAGGGAGCAGAAACCCCGGGACGGGCACCCTCTGAATGCAGGATGTGCAAAAAAAGCTTTCCTTATCAATCTCAGCTTATCTTGCACCAGAGGACACACACAGGAGAGAGGCCCTTTCAATGCGACATCTGTGCCAAAGGGTTCATACAGCCTTCAGATCTGCAGGTTCACGAGCGGATCCACACTGGGGAAAAGCCCTACAGCTGTGATCTCTGCCTCAAGAAGTTCACCCACGACTCCACACTGCGCGCTCACAAGAGGACCCACACCCAGGAGAAGCCTTTCCGCTGTGAGCACTGTGACAGAGCTTTCAGCCACCGAGGGAACCTCAAGGTTCACCGACGCATCCACTCTGGGCTCAAGCCCTACGTGTGCCCCGAGTGTCACGGTGCCTTCCGTCACCTGGGGACTTTCAAACGCCACCGGAAAATCCATTCTAAATGA
- the LOC100140412 gene encoding zinc finger and SCAN domain-containing protein 5B-like has product MMDRLVLEQFMICMPLECQVLLKESGVQSCKDLEDMLKNKQKPRTWMICIQGQKYLVHDPNIEMVEAKAGDMDDERDTCGEPQPPVRVIPPENGQEGSQELQNLPGATNLSGEQERAALQPVTVPETGELERQTPRGKLEKDLLEDRGETKTLQSQEPELLKCPEGDVSTTSGSRGGPLKYRRHVKRKRDSSPTCQDVRQEAATCLDQGEFSGQLGSHSVGSSGTVGPTSLPEGAETPGRAPSECSICKKSFPYQSQLTLHQRTHTGERPFQCDICANGFIQLSDLRVHEQIHTGEKPYSCDLCLEKFTHDSTLRAHKRTHTQEKPFRCEHCDRAFSHRGNLSVHQRIHSGLKPYVCPECHSAFRQLETFKGDWKIHSK; this is encoded by the exons ATGATGGACAGGCTGGTGCTggagcagttcatgatctgcatGCCCCTGGAGTGCCAGGTCCTGCTCAAAGAAAGTGGGGTGCAGAGTTGCAAAGACCTGGAGGACATGCTGAAAAATAAGCAGAAACCCAGGACCTGGATGA TCTGCATACAAGGGCAGAAATATCTTGTGCATGATCCCAATATTGAGATGGTTGAAGCCAAGGCTGGTGACATGGACGATGAGAGAGACACGTGTGGGGAGCCCCAACCCCCTGTGAGGGTCATACCTCCAGAGAATGGCCAGGAAGGAAGTCAAGAGCTGCAGAATCTGCCAGGAGCCACAAACCTATCTGGGGAGCAGGAGAGAGC AGCTCTCCAGCCAGTGACTGTTCCTGAAACAGGTGAGCTGGAGCGTCAGACGCCCAGGGGGAAGTTGGAGAAGGACCTGCTGGAAGACAGGGGAGAGACAAAAACCCTTCAATCTCAAGAACCTGAACTTCTGAAGTGTCCTG AGGGAGACGTTTCCACCACGAGTGGATCCAGAGGAGGGCCTCTGAAGTATCGCAGACATGTCAAAAGGAAGCGGGACAGCAGTCCGACTTGCCAAGACGTGCGTCAAGAAGCAGCCACGTGTTTGGACCAAGGAGAGTTCTCAGGACAGCTTGGGTCCCATTCCGTTGGTTCATCTGGCACCGTGGGACCCACCAGTCTTCCTGAGGGAGCAGAAACCCCGGGACGGGCACCCTCTGAATGCAGCATCTGCAAAAAGAGCTTTCCTTATCAATCTCAGCTTACCTTGCACCAGAGGACACACACAGGAGAGAGGCCCTTTCAATGCGACATATGTGCCAACGGGTTCATACAGCTTTCAGATCTGCGGGTTCACGAGCAGATCCACACTGGCGAAAAGCCCTACAGCTGTGATCTCTGCCTCGAGAAGTTCACCCACGACTCCACACTGCGTGCTCACAAGAGGACCCACACCCAGGAGAAGCCTTTCCGCTGTGAGCACTGTGACAGAGCTTTCAGCCACCGAGGGAACCTCAGTGTTCACCAACGCATCCACTCTGGCCTCAAGCCCTACGTGTGCCCCGAGTGTCACAGTGCCTTCCGTCAGCTTGAGACTTTCAAAGGCGACTGGAAAATCCATTCCAAATGA